The genome window ACGCTTAAAGAAAGCTTCGTCGTCTTCACCCGGTAGGCGTTTATCTTGGTTGAATTTGTTAAACGTCATCATTTCAGCAACGTGCTGACGATAATTAGACGCCGCGCAAATCATATTGGGATGTGCAAGCACAGGTAAGATCATTAACTGTTCAAAAGATTTTGCAGGACGATCAGGTTTGGCGGCAACGGCTTTCATCCACTCTAATGCTCGATCCCAATCGTTAAAAATAGCGTGGGTATCTACGTAACGGTCTGACAAGTCTAGTACATCACCGTTAGGCAATACCAAACCAGGGAAAGGCTCCTTACCTGCTTCTTGATAGGTACCTATTCCAAAAGTGCCTTCTACTAAACCGGTCGCCGGATTGATATTTTCCGGCTCTACTGCTGGCTCAACTAAATGCGCCATAAAATCATGTGAGCTCATAAGCTATATTCCTATCAATTATCTATGCCAAGTTGGATGGAGTGTTTATGCGAAATAACGATCCGGAGGATCAGAACTCCACACATCCATCTCAACTTCAGCAATATTGTGTACACGCGAGCCATCACTAGCTTTTAACAAATCGGTATCGGAAAAGGTTTCGAAGCGATTACGGTTAGGGTCACGCCACACATCAAAAATATGACTACCGTGCGGATGACGCCCAACTCCCCACACCAACTCATAATCTTTTGATTCCAAATAACGATGAGTCATGAACTGCGCTTCAAAGTCTTGCGCTTCAAAACTAATGTGGTGGCAAGCCGTCTCGCCTGTTTGACTTTGCATAAGCGCAATCACATGATGATCAACGAGTTCCTCTCCACGGTCGAGGCGGCAAAAACCAACAATTTGAGCTTGCGGCTGACCTGGGATGTGGTAAACATCACTTGGGATAAGGCCTAACACATCTTTGTAAAAAGGCAGTGTTTCAACAAAACTTGGAATAAATAAGCCTACGTGTCCAAGACGAAATAGCTTGGCCGGTCCCATTGGACGTTTCGGCTCAAAGCGGCCTTCTCGGGTATATTGACCGGGAGCATTCATTTCTAAATGCT of Neptunomonas phycophila contains these proteins:
- a CDS encoding VOC family protein, producing MRLKSPHHVTFQVPDLDQTESFAQDFGLLTVEKTEDRLIMRTGGGDAYAYIAEKAHEPKFLGLAFEVESKEDLDIAVTKHGATPVRELTTPGGGLAVTLTDPNGFKIDLVFGVERVNKEEAYKHLEMNAPGQYTREGRFEPKRPMGPAKLFRLGHVGLFIPSFVETLPFYKDVLGLIPSDVYHIPGQPQAQIVGFCRLDRGEELVDHHVIALMQSQTGETACHHISFEAQDFEAQFMTHRYLESKDYELVWGVGRHPHGSHIFDVWRDPNRNRFETFSDTDLLKASDGSRVHNIAEVEMDVWSSDPPDRYFA